In Indicator indicator isolate 239-I01 chromosome 28, UM_Iind_1.1, whole genome shotgun sequence, one DNA window encodes the following:
- the LOC128976096 gene encoding ectonucleoside triphosphate diphosphohydrolase 8-like: protein MLRAVAWSSAAVLGVLVVALFLLLLTLAKDAALPARNKYGLVFDAGSTHSSLYIYCWPGGKENGTGVVSQLEVCRVEGPGISSYADNPAGAGASLKPCLDKAMEIVPAEQQQETPTYLGATAGMRLLREQNSTKAEQVLAEVAKAIGQYPVDFRGARILTGNEEGSFGWVTVNYLLETLLKFSFTGTWIHPPAEDVVGALDLGGASAQITFLPGTTISDSSTRALLRLYGTNYSIYTHSYLCYGQKQALKMLMASLHQGNSSSPHISHPCYPRGYQENITVAELYDSPCVQAPSTPSPAESLSVTGAGEPAACSAAIKELFNFSCGANESCGFNGVYQPPLQGEFFAFSGLYHSLHVLNLTGGQPLSLVNATVRQLCNSSWQKVQKQFPSMSSSQLRDACAASSYTLALLLHGYRFDSKTWPHIHFVQQAGNTDVGWTLGYMLNLTNMIPSEAPQTVVGLQRSNWIAATVLLAVMLILILCLLTAMCCHRGSSGYERL from the exons ATGCTGCGGGCGGTGGCATGGAGCTCGGCGGCcgtgctgggagtgctggtggtggCCCTGTTCCTCCTGCTTCTGACTTTGGCGAAGGACGCTGCCCTTCCTGCGAGGAACAAA TATGGGCTGGTGTTTGATGCTGGCTCCACACACAGCTCTCTCTACATCTACTGCTGGCCTGGGGGCAAGGAGAACGGCACCGGCGTCGTGTCCCAGCTGGAGGTCTGCCGCGTGGAGG gacctggcatcTCCAGCTATGCAGACaaccctgctggggctggagccagcCTGAAGCCCTGTCTGGACAAGGCCATGGAGATTgttcctgctgagcagcagcaggagacccCAACCTACCTGGGGGCCACAGCAGGCATGCGGCTGCTGAG ggagcagaacAGCACCAAGGCTGAGCAGGTGCTGGCTGAGGTTGCCAAGGCCATCGGGCAGTACCCTGTGGACTTCCGTGGGGCTCGGATCCTGACGGGGAACGAGGAGGGCTCCTTTGGCTGGGTCACTGTCAACTACCTGCTGGAGACTCTCCTCAag TTCTCCTTCACAGGCACATGGATCCACCCTCCAGCAGAGGATGTGGTGGGAGCCCTGGACCTCGGTGGGGCTTCAGCCCAGATCACCTTCCTGCCTGGGACCACCATAAGTGACAGCAGCACGAGAGCCCTGCTCAGGCTGTATGGGACCAACTACTCCATTTACACACACAGCtacctctgctatgggcagaagcaagctctgaagatgctgatggCCTCCCTGCACCAG ggCAACTCATCATCCCCCCACATATCACACCCCTGCTACCCCAGGGGCTACCAGGAGAACATCACCGTGGCAGAGCTCTACGACAGTCCCTGTGTGCAGGCACcaagcacccccagccctgcagagagccTGAGTGTGACAGGGGCAGGggagccagcagcctgcagtgctgccatcAAGGAGCTCTTCAACTTCAGCTGTGGGGCCAACGAGAGCTGTGGCTTCAACGGGGTCTATCAGCCCCCCCTGCAGGGAGAGTTCTTC GCCTTTTCAGGGCTTTATCACAGCCTGCACGTGCTGAACCTGACTGGAGGGCAGCCCCTGAGCTTGGTCAATGCCACCGTCAGGCAACTCTGcaacagcagctggcagaag GTGCAGAAGCAGTTCCCCTCcatgagcagcagccagctccgtGATGCCTGTGCAGCCAGCTCCTACACCCTTGCCCTTCTCCTGCATGGCTACAGGTTTGACAGCAAGACATGGCCCCACATCCACTTCGTGCAGCAG GCTGGTAACACAGATGTGGGCTGGACTCTAGGCTACATGCTCAACCTCACCAACATGATCCCCTCAGAGGCTCCCCAGACAGTTGTGGGGCTCCAGAGAAGCAACTGGATAGCAGCCACTGTGTTGCTGGCTGTCAtgctcatcctcatcctctgcCTGCTCACA